A single Vulpes lagopus strain Blue_001 chromosome 3, ASM1834538v1, whole genome shotgun sequence DNA region contains:
- the RPS24 gene encoding 40S ribosomal protein S24 isoform X2, which translates to MNDTVTIRTRKFMTNRLLQRKQMVIDVLHPGKATVPKTEIREKLAKMYKTTPDVIFVFGFRTHFGGGKTTGFGMIYDSLDYAKKNEPKHRLARHGLYEKKKTSRKQRKERKNRMKKVRGTAKANVGAGKKK; encoded by the exons ATG AATGATACAGTAACTATCCGGACCAGGAAGTTCATGACCAACCGACTGCTTCAGCGGAAACAGATG gtCATTGATGTTCTTCACCCCGGGAAAGCAACAGTACCTAAGACAGAAATTCGGGAAAAACTAGCCAAAATGTACAAGACCACACCAGATGTCATATTTGTATTTGGATTCAGAACCCATTTTGGTGGTGGCAAGACAACTGGCTTTGGCATGATTTATGATTCCTTGgattatgcaaagaaaaatgaacccaaacaTAGACTTGCAAGA CATGGCctgtatgagaagaaaaagacttcaaGAAAACAGCGCAAAGAAcgtaaaaacagaatgaagaaagtcaGGGGGACTGCAAAAGCCAACGTTGGTGCTGGCAAAAAG AAG TGA
- the RPS24 gene encoding 40S ribosomal protein S24 isoform X1 has product MNDTVTIRTRKFMTNRLLQRKQMVIDVLHPGKATVPKTEIREKLAKMYKTTPDVIFVFGFRTHFGGGKTTGFGMIYDSLDYAKKNEPKHRLARHGLYEKKKTSRKQRKERKNRMKKVRGTAKANVGAGKKKK; this is encoded by the exons ATG AATGATACAGTAACTATCCGGACCAGGAAGTTCATGACCAACCGACTGCTTCAGCGGAAACAGATG gtCATTGATGTTCTTCACCCCGGGAAAGCAACAGTACCTAAGACAGAAATTCGGGAAAAACTAGCCAAAATGTACAAGACCACACCAGATGTCATATTTGTATTTGGATTCAGAACCCATTTTGGTGGTGGCAAGACAACTGGCTTTGGCATGATTTATGATTCCTTGgattatgcaaagaaaaatgaacccaaacaTAGACTTGCAAGA CATGGCctgtatgagaagaaaaagacttcaaGAAAACAGCGCAAAGAAcgtaaaaacagaatgaagaaagtcaGGGGGACTGCAAAAGCCAACGTTGGTGCTGGCAAAAAG AAG AAATGA
- the RPS24 gene encoding 40S ribosomal protein S24 isoform X3 — protein sequence MNDTVTIRTRKFMTNRLLQRKQMVIDVLHPGKATVPKTEIREKLAKMYKTTPDVIFVFGFRTHFGGGKTTGFGMIYDSLDYAKKNEPKHRLARHGLYEKKKTSRKQRKERKNRMKKVRGTAKANVGAGKK from the exons ATG AATGATACAGTAACTATCCGGACCAGGAAGTTCATGACCAACCGACTGCTTCAGCGGAAACAGATG gtCATTGATGTTCTTCACCCCGGGAAAGCAACAGTACCTAAGACAGAAATTCGGGAAAAACTAGCCAAAATGTACAAGACCACACCAGATGTCATATTTGTATTTGGATTCAGAACCCATTTTGGTGGTGGCAAGACAACTGGCTTTGGCATGATTTATGATTCCTTGgattatgcaaagaaaaatgaacccaaacaTAGACTTGCAAGA CATGGCctgtatgagaagaaaaagacttcaaGAAAACAGCGCAAAGAAcgtaaaaacagaatgaagaaagtcaGGGGGACTGCAAAAGCCAACGTTGGTGCTGGCAAAAAG TGA